From Bacillus sp. FSL K6-3431, the proteins below share one genomic window:
- a CDS encoding PTS sugar transporter subunit IIA, whose protein sequence is MLTLSEGLIELDVKASDAEDAIRKAGQLLVNEGLAEERYVDAMVKGFQDIGPYIVIAPNIAFPHARPELGAKGKGVSMIRLSEPVVFGHPTNDPITLVCALCGTDNTSHIEMLQALANVLRDEEKLDIIMNKAISKQEIISII, encoded by the coding sequence ATGCTAACCCTATCTGAAGGTTTAATTGAATTAGATGTCAAAGCCTCAGACGCTGAGGATGCGATAAGAAAAGCAGGACAACTATTAGTAAATGAAGGACTAGCGGAAGAAAGATATGTAGATGCAATGGTCAAGGGATTTCAAGATATAGGTCCATATATTGTTATCGCACCAAATATTGCATTTCCACATGCTAGACCTGAATTGGGTGCCAAAGGCAAAGGGGTTTCAATGATTAGATTAAGTGAGCCTGTTGTTTTTGGTCACCCGACAAATGATCCAATTACACTAGTTTGTGCGCTATGTGGTACAGATAATACGAGCCATATCGAAATGCTTCAGGCACTTGCGAATGTACTAAGAGATGAGGAAAAGCTTGACATCATCATGAATAAGGCAATTTCAAAGCAGGAAATTATATCTATTATTTAA
- a CDS encoding PTS sugar transporter subunit IIB: protein MKIVTVCGMGFGTSLMLLMDIQSIAKGHGYELDGEAVDLGSAKGKPCDFMVASSEISAELIDEPVEVISINNLLDKEEIESKVMPVIQKLAKKG from the coding sequence ATGAAAATTGTAACCGTTTGCGGAATGGGATTTGGAACTAGTTTAATGCTACTTATGGATATTCAGTCTATTGCCAAGGGTCATGGTTATGAATTAGATGGAGAAGCAGTTGATTTAGGATCGGCGAAAGGAAAGCCATGCGATTTCATGGTGGCATCCAGTGAAATATCTGCAGAGTTGATAGATGAACCTGTGGAAGTAATCTCTATTAATAATTTATTAGATAAAGAAGAAATTGAAAGTAAGGTCATGCCAGTCATTCAAAAACTAGCCAAAAAGGGGTAA
- a CDS encoding GntR family transcriptional regulator has product MQKQTLSNKSKLPLYKQLKISLMKYIEENLLEGDVLPIEPEIEKMYGVSRITVRRTIDELVADGIVKKIQGRGTFVESKSIVQTAGTITSWTEEMRHKGKKTHTENLVFMEIDPTPKLKKELQLTSNEKVLCLKRIRFANGEPIAIMINYMRAKFVPNLLENGLQGESLYETLEEEYDIRLNKAHERIQARIATDFEAIELRIPPQSALLHLTRLSFLEDGTPFELVEMSNRGDRYQYSIDLDGRNKTKTF; this is encoded by the coding sequence TTGCAAAAACAAACGTTAAGTAACAAATCGAAGTTACCTTTGTATAAACAATTGAAAATTTCCCTAATGAAATATATAGAAGAAAATCTATTAGAAGGGGATGTTCTACCAATTGAGCCTGAGATCGAAAAGATGTATGGTGTGAGTCGGATTACGGTTCGAAGGACAATTGACGAATTGGTAGCAGATGGAATAGTTAAGAAGATTCAAGGGCGGGGTACATTTGTAGAGTCAAAAAGTATAGTACAGACTGCTGGGACAATTACTAGTTGGACCGAAGAAATGCGACATAAAGGGAAAAAAACTCATACTGAAAACTTGGTGTTCATGGAGATTGATCCTACACCTAAACTAAAAAAAGAATTACAACTTACTTCTAATGAAAAAGTACTTTGCCTAAAAAGGATACGCTTTGCTAATGGGGAACCTATTGCCATTATGATCAATTATATGCGTGCTAAATTTGTTCCAAATCTACTTGAAAATGGACTTCAGGGAGAATCATTGTATGAAACTCTGGAGGAAGAGTACGATATCCGTCTTAACAAAGCACACGAACGAATTCAAGCTAGAATTGCGACTGATTTTGAAGCCATTGAGCTAAGGATACCACCTCAGTCTGCTTTGCTCCATTTAACTAGACTATCTTTTTTGGAAGATGGCACTCCATTTGAGCTAGTCGAGATGTCGAATAGAGGGGACCGTTATCAATACTCCATTGACTTGGATGGAAGGAATAAAACAAAAACGTTTTAA